From a region of the Constantimarinum furrinae genome:
- the dnaE gene encoding DNA polymerase III subunit alpha, with protein MYLIFDTETTGLPKRWDAPVTDSDNWPRCVQIAWQLHDAMGNMVEHQDFLVIPDDYNIPFDAEKIHGISTELAKKEGEPLAEVLRKFSEVLSKTKFIVGQNLGFDINIMGAEFHRLGLKDPLPKLPVLDTCTETTAQLCQIPGGRGGKFKLPTLTELHEFLFDEPFAEAHNATADVEATTRCFLELVRRQIFTEEELDVQPDYFNEFSEANPQPIELLGLKHINLQKASEKIRKAMEAASETQEISSEEIKENIATLEDLPFAHLHNHSQFSILQSTSSTMDLVNAAVADNMPAVALTDSGNMMGAFHFVRAVNTYNQGLSEEDKGKELKAIVGCEFFVCEDHLNKSHKDNGYQIVLLAKNKEGYHNLAKMASIAYTEGFYYVPRIDKKIIEQYKSNIIVLTGSLYGEVPGKVLNIGEAQAEEALIWWKEQFGDDLYMEIMRHDQEDERRVNEVLIELARKHEVKLVACNNTYYINKENANAHDILLCVKDGEKQATPIGRGRGYRYGLPNSEYYFKSQEEMKELFSDLPEAIENISEVIGKIESFSLARDVLLPNFAIPKEFLHLEDADGGKRGENAYLRHLTYEGAKKRYGEITEEIKQRLDFELEVIANTGYPGYFLIVQDFIAEARKMGVSVGPGRGSAAGSAVAYCLWITNIDPIEYDLLFERFLNPDRVSMPDIDIDFDDEGRSKVMDYVIEKYGSNQVAQIITYGTMAAKSSIRDTARVLDLPLNQADRIAKLIPNMTKLNKIFGLSDSELRSKFRSDELPKVNELLNLSEGDDLEAETIKQAKVLEGSVRNTGIHACGVIITPDDITNFVPVATAKDSDLYVTQFDNSVVESAGLLKMDFLGLKTLTLIKDTVKIVKHKHNIDLDPDAFPLDDEKTYELFQRGETVGIFQYESAGMQKHMKDLKPTVFADLIAMNALYRPGPMEYIPSFIRRKHGEEEITYDLPAMEEYLKETYGITVYQEQVMLLSQSLADFTKGEADVLRKAMGKKQKAVLDKMKPKFIEQAAVKGHDPEKLEKIWKDWEAFASYAFNKSHSTCYAWIAYQTAYLKAHYPAEYMAAVLSNNMSDIKQVTFFMEECKRMGLEVLGPDVNESFYKFTVNDQGAIRFGMGAVKGVGGNAVATIVENRKDGKYKSVFDLSKRIDLRAANKKAFENLALAGGFDSFDTHRAQYLHDDGDGVMFIEKVLRYAAKYQETQNSSQVSLFGDASEVQIPEPEVPPCEEWGTMKKLKQEKEVVGIYISGHPLDDFKIEMKSFTNCRVSDFNHLEDFVNKELCFGGIVSDVQHRESKAGKGWAIFTVEDYEDSYEFKIFGEEYLKFRHFLVPNSFIYGRVFVKEGWVNRDTGKKGEPRLQYNSMQMLHDVMDKQAKKLTIQLPIDQVKEDRIKHLKDLFKMHKGDKQLHFVVYEVENKLKLNMPSRKHKVAISRELLDELEKEQVRYRLN; from the coding sequence ATGTACCTGATTTTTGATACCGAAACCACCGGACTCCCCAAACGCTGGGATGCCCCGGTTACCGATAGCGATAACTGGCCACGTTGCGTACAGATCGCCTGGCAGTTGCACGATGCCATGGGAAATATGGTGGAACATCAGGATTTTTTGGTAATCCCCGACGATTATAATATTCCTTTTGACGCCGAAAAGATCCATGGTATTTCCACCGAGCTGGCTAAAAAAGAAGGTGAACCTCTTGCCGAAGTGCTCCGGAAGTTTTCTGAAGTGCTCTCTAAAACGAAATTTATCGTAGGACAAAATCTTGGCTTCGATATCAACATCATGGGGGCCGAGTTTCACCGACTTGGACTCAAAGATCCCTTGCCCAAGCTTCCTGTTCTTGATACCTGTACCGAAACGACCGCTCAACTCTGTCAGATCCCGGGAGGTAGAGGAGGAAAATTTAAATTGCCCACACTTACCGAACTGCACGAATTCCTTTTCGACGAGCCCTTCGCCGAAGCCCACAATGCAACCGCCGATGTAGAAGCAACGACCCGTTGTTTTCTGGAATTGGTTCGTCGACAAATATTTACTGAGGAAGAACTGGATGTACAACCCGATTATTTCAATGAATTTTCAGAGGCCAATCCGCAGCCTATAGAATTACTCGGTTTAAAACACATTAACCTTCAAAAGGCTTCAGAGAAGATCCGGAAAGCTATGGAAGCGGCATCCGAAACACAGGAGATCTCTTCCGAAGAAATAAAAGAAAATATTGCCACGCTCGAAGACCTGCCTTTTGCGCATCTTCACAACCATTCGCAGTTTTCCATACTTCAGTCCACCTCTAGCACCATGGACCTGGTGAATGCCGCTGTAGCCGATAATATGCCGGCCGTTGCACTTACCGACAGCGGAAATATGATGGGAGCCTTTCATTTTGTGCGGGCGGTGAACACCTATAATCAAGGCCTTTCAGAAGAAGACAAGGGAAAGGAGCTCAAAGCTATCGTAGGTTGCGAATTCTTCGTATGTGAGGATCATCTTAACAAATCCCATAAGGACAACGGTTACCAAATCGTTTTGCTGGCAAAGAACAAAGAAGGGTATCACAACCTTGCCAAAATGGCTTCCATTGCCTATACCGAAGGCTTTTATTATGTGCCACGGATTGACAAAAAGATTATAGAACAGTATAAAAGTAACATCATTGTACTCACCGGAAGTTTATACGGGGAAGTGCCCGGGAAGGTCCTCAATATTGGTGAAGCGCAGGCCGAAGAGGCTTTGATCTGGTGGAAAGAACAATTTGGTGACGATCTCTATATGGAGATCATGCGCCACGATCAGGAGGATGAACGCCGGGTGAATGAGGTATTGATAGAACTCGCAAGAAAACACGAGGTTAAACTTGTGGCCTGTAACAACACCTATTACATCAATAAGGAAAACGCCAACGCACACGATATTCTCCTCTGTGTAAAGGATGGAGAAAAGCAGGCTACTCCTATTGGGCGAGGAAGAGGCTATCGCTATGGTCTTCCTAATTCGGAATACTACTTTAAGTCGCAGGAGGAAATGAAGGAATTGTTCAGTGATCTTCCTGAGGCCATTGAAAATATTTCGGAAGTGATCGGAAAGATCGAATCCTTTTCACTGGCGCGCGATGTACTGCTTCCCAACTTTGCCATTCCCAAGGAATTTCTTCATCTGGAAGATGCCGATGGAGGCAAACGCGGAGAGAATGCATACCTAAGACACCTCACTTATGAAGGTGCCAAAAAGCGTTATGGTGAGATCACCGAGGAAATAAAACAACGTCTGGATTTTGAGCTGGAAGTCATAGCCAATACCGGATACCCCGGATACTTTCTTATCGTTCAGGATTTTATAGCTGAAGCCCGTAAAATGGGCGTTTCGGTAGGTCCGGGGCGAGGTTCGGCCGCAGGAAGTGCGGTGGCCTATTGTCTCTGGATCACCAATATCGACCCCATTGAGTACGACCTCCTTTTTGAGCGCTTTTTAAATCCGGATCGTGTAAGCATGCCCGATATCGATATCGATTTTGATGATGAAGGTCGGAGTAAGGTCATGGATTACGTGATCGAAAAGTACGGCAGCAATCAGGTAGCACAGATCATCACATACGGTACCATGGCCGCAAAATCTTCTATCAGGGATACGGCTCGGGTGCTGGATTTGCCGTTAAATCAGGCCGATCGAATCGCAAAGCTTATTCCCAACATGACCAAACTGAACAAGATCTTCGGATTGAGTGACAGTGAGTTGCGGAGTAAATTCAGAAGTGATGAGTTGCCGAAGGTGAACGAATTGCTCAACCTCTCGGAAGGAGACGACCTGGAAGCCGAAACCATTAAACAAGCAAAAGTGCTGGAAGGGTCGGTGCGAAATACCGGGATTCACGCCTGTGGAGTGATCATTACCCCCGATGATATTACAAATTTCGTTCCGGTAGCCACGGCCAAAGACAGTGACTTGTATGTCACCCAGTTTGATAACTCGGTGGTGGAAAGCGCCGGACTTTTAAAAATGGATTTTCTCGGCCTTAAAACCCTTACCCTTATCAAGGATACCGTGAAGATCGTTAAGCACAAACACAATATCGATCTGGATCCCGATGCCTTTCCATTGGATGATGAGAAGACGTACGAACTCTTTCAACGAGGTGAAACGGTAGGGATATTTCAGTACGAAAGTGCGGGGATGCAAAAGCACATGAAAGACCTGAAACCGACGGTCTTTGCCGATCTTATTGCCATGAATGCCCTGTATCGCCCCGGACCAATGGAATATATCCCGAGTTTTATTCGCAGAAAGCACGGGGAAGAAGAAATTACATACGACCTCCCCGCTATGGAGGAATATTTAAAGGAAACTTACGGAATTACGGTCTATCAGGAGCAGGTGATGTTGCTGTCCCAGTCTCTTGCCGATTTTACCAAGGGTGAGGCAGATGTACTTCGGAAGGCGATGGGGAAAAAGCAAAAAGCGGTGCTGGATAAGATGAAACCCAAATTCATCGAGCAGGCAGCTGTAAAGGGTCACGACCCCGAAAAACTCGAAAAGATCTGGAAAGACTGGGAAGCTTTTGCGAGTTATGCCTTTAATAAATCCCACTCTACCTGCTACGCCTGGATCGCTTATCAGACCGCCTATCTAAAAGCACATTATCCGGCCGAATATATGGCTGCGGTGCTTTCCAATAATATGAGTGACATCAAGCAGGTGACCTTCTTTATGGAAGAGTGTAAGCGTATGGGATTGGAAGTTCTTGGTCCCGATGTAAATGAATCCTTTTATAAGTTTACGGTAAACGATCAAGGAGCCATACGTTTTGGGATGGGCGCCGTAAAGGGCGTGGGCGGAAATGCAGTGGCTACCATCGTAGAGAACCGAAAGGACGGCAAATACAAGAGCGTCTTCGATCTCTCGAAGCGTATCGATCTGCGGGCAGCCAACAAAAAAGCTTTTGAAAACCTGGCGCTGGCGGGAGGTTTCGACAGTTTCGACACGCACAGAGCACAGTACCTTCACGACGACGGGGACGGCGTGATGTTTATAGAAAAAGTATTGCGGTATGCTGCCAAGTATCAGGAAACTCAGAACTCTTCGCAGGTAAGCTTATTTGGGGATGCCAGTGAAGTGCAAATCCCCGAACCCGAAGTTCCGCCTTGTGAGGAATGGGGAACCATGAAAAAACTGAAACAGGAAAAAGAAGTGGTTGGGATCTATATTTCGGGGCATCCTTTGGATGACTTTAAGATAGAAATGAAGAGTTTTACCAATTGTAGGGTATCCGATTTTAATCATCTGGAGGATTTTGTAAACAAAGAGTTGTGTTTTGGCGGGATCGTTAGTGATGTTCAGCATAGAGAGAGCAAGGCCGGAAAGGGTTGGGCGATCTTTACGGTGGAGGATTACGAAGACAGTTATGAGTTTAAGATCTTCGGAGAGGAATATTTAAAGTTTCGTCATTTTCTGGTGCCCAATTCCTTTATCTACGGAAGGGTATTTGTAAAAGAAGGCTGGGTAAACCGGGATACCGGAAAAAAGGGCGAGCCGCGATTGCAGTACAACAGCATGCAAATGTTGCATGATGTGATGGATAAGCAGGCGAAAAAACTGACCATACAATTGCCCATAGATCAGGTAAAGGAAGACCGTATAAAACATCTGAAGGATCTTTTTAAAATGCATAAGGGTGATAAGCAGTTGCATTTTGTGGTCTACGAG
- a CDS encoding ferritin-like domain-containing protein: MKYTEKMSNKLNELLEKNYDAEKGYKKAAEIVENPQLKSFFKDQAQNRYDFGHELKSEIRNYGETPEKSGSFKGATHRTWMDIKSTFTSNDEEAILEEVVKGEKAAKEEYNEVINDTTLPPTTQSILSKHKESIDAAIRNAKNFEVVVS, translated from the coding sequence ATGAAGTATACAGAGAAAATGTCGAATAAGTTAAATGAACTTTTAGAAAAGAATTACGATGCCGAAAAAGGCTATAAAAAAGCCGCTGAGATCGTTGAAAATCCACAGTTAAAATCCTTCTTTAAGGATCAGGCCCAAAACCGATACGATTTCGGCCACGAGTTAAAATCGGAGATCCGGAATTATGGAGAAACACCGGAAAAAAGTGGAAGCTTTAAAGGTGCTACACACCGTACCTGGATGGATATAAAATCTACCTTTACTTCAAACGATGAGGAAGCCATTCTGGAAGAAGTAGTTAAAGGTGAAAAAGCGGCCAAAGAGGAGTATAACGAAGTAATCAATGATACTACCTTGCCGCCAACAACTCAAAGTATTTTGAGCAAGCATAAAGAAAGTATCGATGCTGCAATTCGAAATGCCAAGAATTTTGAAGTAGTTGTATCCTAA
- a CDS encoding DUF6252 family protein, translating into MKRFMLLILAVVLFNGCEDLETNTPAMQGSLDNAFFEATDARASENEDGSFTIIGITDNETLTLKVAAGEERTYNLGGESPNYASFENSLGNIYSTNPEGEGQVIISNWDTTNETLSGTFRFNAVLAGLDTLNVQRGVFFEVPYGTGIVEEGTPPNAGTFLAEIDGTPFNPFTVTAVDSGNSIVIAGSTSSTTILIRMPIDVMAGSYSLTEIGFQASYTDGVNTQPATAGTVLVVEHNPGQRRIKGTFSFETASTTISLGQFNVVYE; encoded by the coding sequence ATGAAAAGATTTATGCTATTGATTCTTGCCGTTGTCCTTTTCAATGGATGTGAAGATCTGGAAACCAACACCCCTGCCATGCAGGGCTCCCTCGATAATGCATTTTTTGAAGCCACAGATGCCAGAGCTTCAGAAAACGAAGACGGATCCTTTACTATAATAGGTATTACAGACAATGAAACACTTACCCTGAAAGTGGCCGCGGGAGAGGAGCGCACGTATAATCTGGGCGGCGAATCTCCCAACTATGCTTCTTTCGAAAATTCATTGGGAAATATCTACAGCACTAACCCCGAAGGGGAAGGACAGGTAATTATTTCCAATTGGGACACTACCAATGAAACCTTATCGGGGACCTTTAGGTTCAATGCAGTATTAGCAGGGCTCGACACTTTAAACGTACAACGCGGTGTGTTTTTTGAAGTGCCTTACGGAACGGGGATCGTGGAAGAGGGTACGCCTCCAAATGCAGGAACGTTCCTAGCCGAAATAGACGGTACACCTTTTAATCCTTTTACAGTTACTGCGGTTGACAGCGGAAATTCCATCGTGATTGCAGGTTCTACTTCATCAACCACTATACTTATCCGTATGCCGATAGATGTAATGGCAGGATCTTATAGCCTTACCGAAATAGGATTTCAAGCGAGCTATACCGACGGAGTAAACACACAACCCGCTACCGCCGGTACTGTTTTGGTCGTAGAACATAATCCCGGTCAGCGTCGTATTAAAGGGACGTTCTCATTTGAAACGGCCTCCACTACCATTTCACTTGGACAGTTTAATGTGGTTTACGAATAA
- a CDS encoding 30S ribosomal protein S16, translating into MPVKIRLQRHGKKGKPFYWIVAADGRAKRDGKYLEKLGVYNPNVNPAHIELNVDGAVTWLQNGAQPTDTARAILSYKGAMLKNHLAGGVRKGALTEEQAEEKFNAWLEEKAKAVENKRTKLSDAKEKERAEALAAEKAVNEARIAEAQAPAEGELAEGEATEEAVEATAEAETATEEAPAEEVKAEATEEVAEEAKAEASKEEE; encoded by the coding sequence ATGCCTGTAAAAATAAGATTACAAAGACACGGTAAAAAAGGAAAACCTTTTTACTGGATCGTAGCGGCCGATGGTCGTGCGAAAAGAGATGGTAAATACCTTGAAAAACTTGGTGTTTACAATCCGAATGTTAACCCTGCACATATCGAATTAAACGTTGATGGCGCGGTGACATGGCTTCAAAACGGAGCGCAACCTACAGATACAGCAAGAGCTATCCTTTCTTATAAAGGAGCTATGCTGAAAAATCACCTTGCCGGTGGTGTACGTAAAGGAGCACTTACCGAAGAACAAGCCGAAGAAAAATTCAATGCCTGGTTGGAAGAAAAAGCGAAAGCGGTTGAAAACAAACGCACAAAGCTTTCTGATGCCAAGGAAAAAGAAAGAGCTGAGGCTTTGGCTGCCGAAAAAGCAGTAAATGAAGCGCGAATTGCAGAAGCACAAGCCCCTGCTGAAGGAGAACTTGCCGAAGGGGAAGCTACTGAAGAAGCTGTTGAAGCTACTGCTGAAGCAGAAACTGCAACGGAAGAAGCTCCTGCTGAAGAAGTGAAGGCTGAAGCAACCGAAGAAGTTGCCGAAGAAGCTAAGGCGGAAGCCAGCAAAGAAGAAGAGTAA
- the rimM gene encoding ribosome maturation factor RimM (Essential for efficient processing of 16S rRNA) produces MQKKDCFFVGKIVKKYSFKGELLIKLDTDDPEQFLNMESVFVEKHKNLVPFFIENSSLHKSSLLRVKFEEVENEADADAMLGTDLYLPLSLLPKLSGNKFYYHEINQFKVIDASFGEVGTIMGVNDNTAQHLFVIDRDGKEILIPINDSFIEKVDRDLKTIHLNVPEGLIELYL; encoded by the coding sequence ATGCAAAAGAAGGATTGTTTCTTCGTAGGCAAGATCGTTAAGAAGTATAGTTTTAAAGGGGAGTTGCTTATCAAACTCGATACAGACGACCCCGAACAATTTTTAAATATGGAATCGGTTTTTGTGGAAAAGCACAAAAATTTGGTTCCATTTTTTATTGAGAATAGTTCGCTTCACAAATCCAGTTTGCTGCGAGTAAAATTTGAAGAAGTGGAAAATGAAGCTGATGCCGACGCCATGCTGGGAACCGATCTCTATCTTCCCCTGTCCCTGTTACCGAAACTCAGCGGAAATAAATTCTATTATCACGAGATTAACCAATTTAAAGTGATCGATGCCTCTTTCGGTGAAGTTGGGACCATTATGGGGGTCAATGACAATACTGCACAACATTTATTCGTGATAGACCGCGACGGAAAGGAGATCCTTATTCCCATTAATGATTCCTTTATAGAAAAAGTGGATCGAGATCTAAAGACCATTCATCTGAATGTTCCTGAGGGTCTCATAGAATTATATCTTTAG
- a CDS encoding tRNA1(Val) (adenine(37)-N6)-methyltransferase: MEPFTFKQFVVAQDRCAMKIGTDGVLLGAWTTIDHRPLSVLDIGAGTGIIALQLAQRTTAELIDAIEIDDLAYEQCVENFEASPWGDRLFCYHASLEEFTEEIDDRYELIVSNPPFYSDNYVTEDPARNTARFADALPFKDLLHHVSVLLSEEGIFSTIIPKKEEQTFIALASEVKLFPTRICRVRGTDTSEVKRSLMEFSFQKTTVEMTSLVIEHSRHNYTQDYCDLVREFYLKM, encoded by the coding sequence ATGGAACCTTTTACATTTAAGCAATTTGTCGTTGCTCAGGATCGCTGCGCGATGAAGATAGGAACAGATGGGGTTTTATTAGGAGCATGGACAACTATAGATCACCGCCCCTTAAGTGTTTTGGATATAGGAGCCGGCACGGGAATAATTGCCTTACAACTTGCACAACGCACAACAGCAGAACTCATTGATGCCATCGAGATCGATGATCTTGCCTATGAACAATGTGTCGAAAATTTTGAAGCTTCTCCATGGGGCGATCGGCTTTTCTGCTACCATGCGTCTTTGGAAGAATTTACCGAGGAGATCGACGATCGCTATGAGCTTATTGTTTCCAATCCGCCGTTTTATTCCGATAATTATGTAACCGAAGACCCCGCACGAAATACGGCTCGTTTTGCCGATGCCCTGCCTTTTAAGGATCTGCTTCATCATGTTTCGGTGTTGCTTAGTGAAGAGGGTATCTTTTCTACTATTATTCCGAAGAAAGAGGAACAAACTTTCATCGCCCTGGCTTCCGAAGTGAAGCTCTTTCCCACACGGATCTGTCGTGTTCGGGGGACAGACACTTCCGAAGTAAAACGCAGTTTAATGGAATTCAGCTTTCAGAAAACAACTGTTGAAATGACATCATTGGTCATTGAGCATTCCCGACACAATTATACTCAGGATTACTGCGATCTGGTTCGGGAATTCTATTTAAAGATGTAA
- a CDS encoding amino acid permease, whose product MTKKTQKIGLLVSTSLVIGNMIGAGIFVLPASLAKYGGISILGWIFSAAGALILAKVFSNFSKILVGRSGGPYTFSQAGFGDFIGFLVAWGYWISCWVGNAAIALAAISALSFFFPVLETNANYAILAGLSLIWFLTWINSRGIKESGKIQILTTVLKLIPLVLIILMGAFFFSVETFPEFNLTGESNLAIFPVVAVLTLYAFLGIESATIPAGNVKDPEVTVPRATMLGTIITTLVYILSTIVLFGIIPNEVLSESPTPFADAGELIGGKYVGYLVAAGAAIAAIGALNGWILITGQMSMAMAKDDLFPKLFKKSNSNGAPLIGLIIGSVLTSALMLMNFTEGLVDQFEFALLLTTLTCLVPYLFVSASYVLVLIEKKFNAGSFLKTFTLGILGFAYSMWSIYGSGQETVFYGFLLLFSGVPIYLIMKWNHKKDSGKELEK is encoded by the coding sequence ATGACCAAAAAAACACAAAAAATTGGATTGCTGGTTTCTACTTCGCTAGTGATAGGAAACATGATAGGAGCCGGGATCTTTGTATTGCCCGCTTCCCTTGCTAAATACGGTGGAATAAGTATTCTGGGGTGGATCTTTTCTGCAGCCGGAGCGCTCATACTCGCCAAAGTATTTAGTAATTTCAGTAAAATATTAGTGGGAAGAAGCGGTGGGCCCTATACCTTTTCTCAAGCCGGATTTGGTGATTTTATCGGATTTTTAGTTGCCTGGGGGTATTGGATCTCTTGTTGGGTAGGGAATGCAGCCATCGCATTGGCGGCGATTAGCGCACTAAGTTTTTTCTTTCCAGTATTGGAGACCAATGCGAATTATGCCATTCTTGCGGGCTTGAGTTTAATATGGTTTTTAACCTGGATCAACTCCAGAGGGATCAAAGAATCGGGAAAAATTCAGATACTTACAACGGTGTTAAAGTTAATACCGCTGGTTTTAATTATTTTGATGGGTGCCTTTTTCTTTAGCGTTGAAACCTTCCCGGAGTTTAATCTAACCGGTGAAAGTAACCTCGCAATTTTCCCAGTAGTCGCTGTACTTACACTCTATGCATTTTTAGGGATAGAATCGGCAACCATACCGGCCGGTAATGTGAAGGATCCGGAGGTAACTGTGCCAAGAGCAACCATGTTGGGAACGATCATAACCACTTTGGTTTATATACTTAGTACTATCGTATTATTTGGAATTATCCCAAACGAGGTATTAAGTGAGTCGCCCACGCCTTTTGCAGACGCAGGTGAACTCATTGGTGGTAAATACGTGGGATATCTTGTTGCTGCCGGAGCAGCCATAGCAGCTATTGGAGCGTTAAACGGTTGGATATTAATTACCGGACAAATGTCGATGGCAATGGCTAAGGATGATCTGTTCCCTAAGCTATTTAAAAAGTCAAACAGTAATGGGGCGCCCTTAATTGGCTTAATTATAGGGAGTGTTTTAACCTCTGCCCTAATGCTTATGAATTTTACAGAGGGTTTGGTAGACCAATTTGAATTCGCTCTTTTGCTAACCACACTAACCTGTTTGGTGCCTTATTTATTTGTTTCGGCATCTTATGTTTTGGTCCTGATCGAAAAGAAATTTAATGCCGGCAGTTTTCTAAAAACATTTACACTCGGTATACTAGGATTTGCCTATTCGATGTGGTCAATTTATGGTTCGGGACAAGAGACTGTTTTCTACGGATTTTTATTGCTTTTTTCGGGGGTGCCTATTTATTTGATCATGAAATGGAATCACAAAAAAGACTCCGGGAAAGAGCTAGAAAAGTAA
- a CDS encoding aromatic ring-hydroxylating oxygenase subunit alpha, with protein sequence MTHQYTIHPDITQAETLPASFYRDASVFEAIKKKVFLKSWQWIGDENRVALPHSVYPFVLLEGFLTEPLLLSRDSDDTLHCLSNVCTHRGNKVALHSGKFKKLICSYHGRRFSLEGTFESMPEFEDAKDFPRPCDDLHRFPLLQWGPLLFAGLDDSINFKKVIDKMEERVGFLPIAEFYHDASLSKDFLVHAHWALYCDNYLEGFHIPFVHEGLNETLDYGSYTTEVYDYCNLQIGYTDEATEVFDLPEGHIDHGKNVAAYYYWVFPNMMFNFYPWGLSINIVKPLSINRTKVSFISYVYDPSKLDKGAGSALEKVEREDEFVVENVQKGVNSSFYKAGRFSPSREKGVHHFHRLLAEFLNK encoded by the coding sequence ATGACACATCAGTACACTATACATCCCGATATTACTCAAGCAGAAACACTACCGGCTTCATTTTACAGAGATGCTTCTGTTTTTGAGGCTATAAAAAAGAAAGTGTTTCTAAAATCCTGGCAGTGGATAGGTGATGAGAACAGGGTCGCTTTGCCACATTCTGTATATCCTTTTGTGCTTTTAGAGGGTTTTTTAACCGAACCACTTTTACTTTCCAGAGATTCGGACGATACCCTACATTGTTTGAGTAATGTATGTACCCACCGCGGAAACAAAGTCGCGCTACACTCCGGTAAGTTTAAAAAACTGATCTGTTCGTATCATGGCAGACGATTTTCATTGGAAGGAACCTTTGAAAGCATGCCCGAATTCGAAGACGCTAAAGACTTTCCACGGCCATGCGATGATCTCCATCGGTTTCCTCTATTACAATGGGGACCCTTACTTTTTGCCGGTTTGGACGATAGCATCAACTTCAAAAAAGTGATCGATAAAATGGAAGAACGTGTCGGTTTTCTTCCTATTGCTGAATTCTATCACGATGCTTCTTTATCGAAGGATTTTCTCGTCCATGCACATTGGGCTTTATATTGCGACAATTATCTGGAAGGTTTTCATATACCTTTTGTACATGAAGGTCTAAACGAAACTCTGGATTACGGAAGTTATACCACCGAGGTTTACGACTATTGTAACCTTCAAATTGGCTATACCGATGAGGCCACCGAAGTTTTTGACCTTCCTGAAGGCCATATCGACCACGGGAAAAATGTTGCGGCTTACTACTACTGGGTTTTTCCCAATATGATGTTTAATTTCTATCCCTGGGGCTTATCTATAAATATTGTAAAGCCGCTCTCGATCAACCGAACGAAAGTATCTTTTATTTCCTATGTATACGATCCGTCTAAACTGGATAAAGGTGCCGGAAGTGCTCTGGAAAAAGTAGAACGGGAAGATGAATTCGTGGTCGAAAATGTGCAAAAAGGAGTAAATTCCTCTTTCTACAAAGCGGGTAGGTTCTCTCCGAGCCGGGAAAAAGGGGTACATCATTTTCATCGTTTGCTGGCTGAATTTCTGAATAAATAA